One part of the Solanum dulcamara chromosome 3, daSolDulc1.2, whole genome shotgun sequence genome encodes these proteins:
- the LOC129881476 gene encoding RING-H2 finger protein ATL33-like, translated as MPNSFTIKTSKTTLLLHRRRRLYRSSDMSPLFAVFSLIILIIIPTIIYALIYAMKYPDNISRRSSGENSGESKTRITYHTTDMISTIKYEKKTSPSPEEDSGNECPVCLTAFVDGEEVRQLMACKHMFHFSCIDKWLSSKSSCPVCRAFVTVKRPKRPAVNFDDDFRQGLPDAASLV; from the coding sequence ATGCCCAATTCCTTTACcattaaaacttcaaaaactaCACTTCTCCTTCACCGGCGCCGGCGTCTTTACCGGAGCTCCGACATGTCCCCTCTATTTGCAGTTTTCTCTCTAATCATACTTATAATCATTCCGACTATCATATACGCTCTCATCTATGCGATGAAATACCCGGATAACATTTCCCGGCGAAGCTCCGGCGAAAATTCCGGCGAATCCAAAACGCGAATTACATATCATACTACGGATATGATATCGACTATAAAGTATGAGAAAAAAACTTCGCCGTCGCCGGAGGAGGATTCCGGCAATGAGTGTCCGGTGTGTTTGACGGCGTTTGTTGACGGAGAAGAAGTTAGACAGTTGATGGCGTGTAAACATATGTTCCATTTTTCTTGTATTGATAAATGGCTAAGTTCAAAATCCAGTTGTCCTGTTTGCCGTGCTTTCGTTACCGTTAAACGGCCAAAACGGCCGGCGGTGAATTTCGATGATGATTTCCGGCAAGGTTTGCCGGATGCTGCTTCGTTAGTTTGA